One window of the Trifolium pratense cultivar HEN17-A07 linkage group LG2, ARS_RC_1.1, whole genome shotgun sequence genome contains the following:
- the LOC123911618 gene encoding 60S acidic ribosomal protein P2-2-like, producing the protein MKIIAAYLLAVLGGNASPSAADIKNILGSVGVEGEDSNIELLLSEVKGKDFAELIASGREKLASVPSGGGAVAVSAAPGGGAGAAAAPAAEAKEEKKVEEKEESDDDMGFSLFD; encoded by the exons ATGAAGATCATCGCAGCTTATTTGCTTGCTGTTTTGGGCGGTAACGCATCCCCTTCTGCTGCCGATATCAAAAACATCCTTGGTTCAG TTGGAGTTGAGGGTGAGGACTCGAATATTGAGTTGCTCTTGAGCGAAGTCAAGGGAAAAGATTTTGCTGAGCTTATTGCAAGTGGAAGAGAAAAGTTGGCTTCCGTTCCATCTGGTGGTGGCGCAGTTGCTGTTTCCGCTGCACCCGGTGGAGGTGCTGGAGCTGCTGCCGCACCTGCTGCTGAAGCAAAGGAGGAAAAGAAGGTTGAAGAAAAGGAAGAGTCCGATGAT GACATGGGCTTCAGCTTGTTTGACTAA